The DNA window CCCCAACAGCGATGTTTTCCCATTGCGGGAAATGTGTGCTCCACATGCTACTAGGCCAACCCTGTTTTGAATACACCCCAGTGTGGCCATGCAACCTAAGATGTTAATTCAAAGAAGAATGCCCATCATGAACCTAAGATGTTAATTCAAAGAAGAATGCCCATCATGAAGTATAAATTCATCTTTTTCCAGTTTTGTTGATAGCCTTGGccaggttcaacttcagctatATATGAGAGCCCCAACCTTTTGAAGATAAAAATAGAGATCCATTATTACTTGGGATGTGCATGTTGCTTAAAAACTCAATACACAAAAAGATCCagtagaaggaagaaaaaaagaactagTGTCAGCAGTTAGCTTTAGCCaataaattctaaaatttgGGTATCCCACAGAAATCCTCAACACAACATTTCTGAGGGACTGCTGGTGACACCGATTTGTATAACAGAATTTGAAATTTAAGCACTAGAATACAACAGAATCATTCCAAATGTTTTTCCGTAACTCCGAATATTTGTCGATACAGGATTTCCAGAAAAGAATATGTGCTCTGATTCTTATGGCAGCAAAACATTTCCATGATAGGAATGGTATTCCATGCTTAAACCCTCCTTAAATAACTAAATGAACAGTGTCCCCATgttaaaacaagaaaatgagGACAAAAGAAATGAAGCTCAAGAATGTGTGATCAAACAAATACATATATCCATATATGCTACACTGAATCCTTAAGATGCTGATAAGATATTGAAGACGAACTCAAGCTGGTAACTGGAGCTTCTCGTTGTTCTTCCAGCTGAAAATTGTTAAAAGgagatttttataaaatttattatACAGAAATATAAACATATGTTTAAATCCACTTCAGAACAAACAGCATATATACCTTTggaagtaataataaaagaaatcagCATAAAGTAATGTCTGAATGAGCCCAGCTATCCAAGCTGCAACAGAGAAAGCATTCATTACATGTGAACTGACAGATACGaaacaggaaaagaaaaaaaaaaaaagggaaacacaGGCATACCAAGTCGAAACCAACAGCCCAATACAGGTACTTTATGCTTTATGTCGCTATATGCAATATGATACAGGTAGTCTTCAGTTTTGAATATCATTATGACAAGATTACCCCGGATGAAATACTCAAGGAGGAATAGTTAAAAATGGAAACATATTGGAGTCATCCACTCAAGAGACCTTCTCGTGGACGTAAGTGTACTTGTTTATTTACTTCAAGCAAAAATAACTGAAGGGTAATGCTAGCCCAGGTTTGACAAGAAGTTCAATGGTCTGACTGATGACAGTGCCTGCCACAGCACTCATCCACATCAAACATTGAGAGACGCTTAATGTTCCTTGAACAAAGtgcatcactgaccactaaATATCTGCAATCTATAATGTTCAGGAAGTACACAATACATTGCAGTAGGCTGTCAAGatacactttttttctttcatttactttagaaacataatcacaCATGTGATGCGGTGTGTGTATgcgtgtagagagagagagagagagagagaatcatactTATCCAGTGGACATAATGTGTCTCAGTGAAGAAACGATAAATCCAGTTGAGGATGTACAATGCTCGGTATGCACTGCATTAAAAGAGGCAGAAATCATAAAACAGCTGGAGATATTCTTTCTGAACATAAACTATGAAGGCTGAAAATATTAATATGTATAAGTAATCAGTGTGATCAGGAGTGATAGGTTGCAAGTTAAATGCATCAGAAAGACAAGCAAATGGAGAGTTCAATTAAAGCAAAAGACAAGAATGTTAAGATCAACAGAAGATAATGGATAAAAAGGGAAGTCAAGGGAAAATATGGACAGTTGAGTACAGTTATATGAAACCTTGGTGACAGTCcgcccaacccccacccccccctccccaaaaaaaagaaaaaaagaaaaaaactaaatatgTCACACCAAATTTTTGGGCAGTTTTACATAGACAACATTCACATGTATATTGTTTGTGGatgtgatttattttttatttctagatCTGTATTCGCTACATTGTTTTGCTCAACTCAGCTAGCAAACGGTTACTTTTCGACAAAatgaaaaagggggagggggggggggaagtctTAGTGTGTTGATACTTGATAAGATAGACTAGAACAATGTAACAAAATTGCCacagaatttttttcccaagttCACCAAAATAACTATTGAAATGGAATCATTACATATTGCACCAGTAGGAAACTAATtatattttgaatcatttgaAGTGTGAACAACATAAAGGAAAGATAAAGAACCTAAACCATCAATGTTTCACAATTCACAAGTGAAACATTAAATAAATGGGTATAACTTAGGAAGGCTTTCCTACACGAACCATCAGTTTTTGAGCCACAAGGATGCCTCATCTTGATGAATCAAACCTTTGGGTATATAAAGCACCCATTAGGTAGTCTACATTCAAATATTGTGACCTATCTCAAATATATGGTCCACCAACTATttgattttctctcatgcatttTAAGCCTTCAAATTAAgattaaatcaataaatgatgaCTGACGTGACAATTCCACCCATTAGATAGATAGAGGACCATGTGGATAATTGTGAAGTTTCAAGGCCAAAATCAACCATATATGGCTCACCATATATTGGATCTTTTCCCTAACCATTTAATTCTTAACCAAGCTTGACCAGTTGATTGTGGATAATGGTGACATGAGTCGATGGTGATACAGATAATATAGCCACAAATCTTGAGATCCAAATAATAAAACACATGGAAAATTTTTATGGTCGTCTAGGAAAGGTTGTCTAACGGACTCTGTAAAATATTTCccatataaataaatcaaagaCATTTATGACTTAAAGAAATTTTCCAACTAAACATTAAATACATCACATGACCATCACaggaaacaataaaaataaaaaaagcttgATAATGAgaatcatttattaaaaaataaataaataaaataaaatacttgtCACAATAAATTAACTAATAAGAATTGAGGATGGTAACtcaccccaaaagaaaaacatattgCCCTGTCAAATTGTCAATGTTCCTGGTCCTCTGCAGCAATACCAGCTGAGGAAGTATGGCAACAGCCTCCAAGTACAAGGAAAATGTCCACATTACCTGCTCCATTGTTGCAGACAGGTCTGGTATGTAAGAAAGGGAAGGAGCGAAGGGGATGAAGTAGCTTAAAAGTATAAAAATGACAAGAAGGAAACAATAATAAGGGCAAACTGTAAGCAGAACTATCCATCAACAACTAAGCTGAAAAGACTTGCCAATACCTCCTTAAAGGTGAACTTTTCATTAATAACAAGGGCCAAAAGTAGGCAAGGCAGTACAAGGTAAAAATGGCGAAAGGTGTCTTGGTCTTTATCATAAGATCGACGGACAATCTTGTGGCGCCTTATGTACCAAACAATTGAAAACGAGCTCCCCAAGAATATTAACTTCATGGTGGTATTATATAGTGAGATAAAGTCGGTAAAAATATCCAAGTACCGAGCAACAAAAACAATGGTGTAGAGTTCTTGAGTCTTCAACGATATGCCTGCAATAATGATGTCAGAAGTCATAGAATATACACAAGTCCCAACTGCTAATTACAGCCACAAGAAGACCCTTGACATGGAAAAGAGGAGAATGCATAACAAATATTTCATagaaaaatgtcaaaattgacTGAAAGAACAATCAATTTCTTATACATAAATAAGCAACAAAGGAGCCTCAACCACAAAAACCTCaaaactcatattttgtagtttGGATAAGTAGCATCAAAATCCATATCAAAAGGATTCCATATCTCAAAGCAAATTTACCGGAAATTAGCAACTACATTGGACATATTATAGTCTTgaaattgtcttttttttttttttttNNNNNNNNNNNNNNNNNNNNGTGGTTGGGAGGGAAGGAGCAATGGAGGATTGTGCGAAATGTTAGAGGCCTtatacagaaaaataaaaataaaaaagtggcAAAGCCCCATTTACAAATGCATATCAAGTCTAATATGTAAATATTCACCTCTacacatggtttaaagtatcggtacgtatcgtaccgtatcggtccTTATTATACAAtatattgaattttaaaatccttttgtattgatatgtatcctacgatacatatcgatatgctccgatacgtaccaatactctatggaaaataaaaaatcgaagtgaaatgtacgttttggtatgtatcgaccgatatagtgcgctacggtcatataatggccaagatgggtcaaGGTTGCTGCTAgccattttttctctctaaccaaagtggaaatcaaggttgcgaacaaggattttacatttatgggacaactacaaaccttggattcttagtgcgatattctcaatttagtgtttatgcataatacatgttatatatagcttttttaactatttatttttatgcaaaagtgtataaaaagtgtttcctatccatttatatgtgtatctttagcatatctccgatgcgatacgataccctccggtacgtatcttaattttggtcgaccgataccgatactttcaTCCTTGCCTCTACATCATATAGTTGATTCCTTAATCACAATAGTATTGCTGACCAAATGAAGAGCAATGATCTCACCCTTTGCACTGTTTGTTCTAGGATGGGGCCCTTGACATCAATGAGCAATAGTAATGGTCTTTCTGAAAATTCCAACAAAAGCAAAGAACAATGGAGGCAAAGCTATGCAACATTAGTGGCTTGAGCCCCATATTGAACTTTGAGAATTTGTGAGGTGGAACCCGAAGCATCACAAATTAGAAGAAGTGAAGCCGCAGCAAGAAAGTAAACAAGCAGTAACAATCTCCCAATCAGACTCAAACATTAAGCAAAAATTGTACACAAATTATGTAGATAAGAACAAATGATCTACTGAAAGAAATTACAAATCTTGTATGTTACTGTAGTAATATGGTAATAGGGGTATAAGGGTAGAATGGCTCATAGGGGCAGAAATGTACTGTACTCATATCTcagttattataaataaaggagggttGGTATCAATTGGGACACAAGTCATAATTCCCCAAATCAACATAGTATCAAAGCTTGAGATCCATATTGGGAtttccccaaaaccctaaagcttcCATCgatcaccaccaccatcatcgcCTCCCTTCTTGCTGCCCCATGACCTACCATCACCACCAATATCTCAGCGCAGTGCAGCGCAGCCCCACCCTTtcacctctttctctctcactccTCTCATCTCTCTCTGTCTCACCTCTCGCCTCTCTCTCGCTTTGGGCTGCTACCTTTTTGCCCTCGGTGGTGAGTTTATCCCACCGTCGGCACTTTGTTAGTCTCTCCATGTTAGATCTGTGATGTTTTTTGTAGATCCCTAAATCTACAAGTTATTGTATGCACTTGGTTGCTTCAGATTGTGTCACCCCAAGTAATTTTTTGAGATCAGCTACTATGGCAGCGTTGGATGAGTCAGCTACATCTCTCGTTTTGGACGGAGGGGGTCGTGGTTCCCATGGTGATTACCCTTCCTTACCAGCCAACTCCACCAAGTTGGATTGGAGTAATTTTGATGTGGTCCAGATCCTCTTTCCTGTCAGCTAGTTCCCACGGCTTCTTCGAGTATCTCACCGGTAAAACTGTATGCCCTACTACTGCTGGTCCTTCCCAGGACAAATGGGAAGCTTCCAACCATTTAATTATGTCATTCCTGCTTAACTCAATGGTCCCTTCCATTGCTCTAGGATATTTATTGCTGGATATTGCTGCTATGATATGGGAGGTGGCAACGACACGTATTTGCATGTTGGAAACAATACCCAATGCTTTGAGACACGACGGAAAATTTGTGGCGCCACACAGAAGAAGGTTACCCTTACATAGTACTACTCTGAGTTGTGTGGTATGTGGTAGGAATTAGACTATTACGAGACCTATTGTCCTGCCTATCCCACGGATGTCATTGGTTTCAAGAAGAGGGAAGACATGATCTGggtgtatgatttcttggcTGGTTTGAATCCAGAGTTCGATCAGATTTGGGCATATGTTCTTAATCGTGATCCAATTCCTACTTTGGAGCAAGCTTATCGTTCAGTCTAAAGACATTAGGGGTGCTGCTATGCTTCCATCTGTCCTATAGGAGCGCTCTGCCTTATCTTCGGTTCAAGGTATAGGATCTCAGTCTCATGGTGGTACAACTAAACCCAGTGATCGTTCTCCTGCTGAGAGGGAACTAGTGTTGTGACAATTGTGGTAAGGAACAACACACCAAGGAAACCTGCTGGAAACTCCATGGGCAACCAGCCAATTCCCGTGGGTGTGGCTAGGGTCATGGACGCTCGAAGCAGTCTCAGGCAAACCAGTCTGACCTTTGATGTTCCAGATTCTGCTGCCCCTACTGGTGCTTCTTTTCACAGGATCAGATATCTCTTCTGCACCATAGAATGACCAGGATGGAACCCTCATCCTCCACTACCTCTGCTGCAGTGTCCCTGCCAGTTACATTTAAGTCCACTCTGCTCACTCAGGTATCTCTTTTGGTGGTCATTGTGCATCTGTTGTGTCCCATCCTTGGATTATTGACTCTAGTGCAACATATCACATGACAAGGTCTCCCGGTTATttctccaagtatagtccctCTTCAGGTAAAATAAAGTTAAGGCTGCTAATGGTTCCCTCTCATCTCTTTCTGGGATGAGAATTGCTCCCCCCTGTTACCTCTTTCTTCTGTGTGGCATGTTTCCAATTTTTCCACTAACTTCTTATCTATTAGTAGTATCACTAGGGACTTGAACTGCAAAGTTACTTTTTCCCTTGTTATTGTCTCTTTCATGACTTGGGGACAGAAGCAACAATTGGCAGTTGTAAAGTGAGTGGTGGTCTCCACTAGCTCGATGGTGCATCTCCCCACAGTTCACTCTACTCAGGCTCATCACATTGTTTCTACTTCAGCTTTGTTCGAGTTACATGGGTGGTAACGTTGTTTAGGACATCCCCCCTTTGGGACTTTATTTAGGATTTTTCCTGCTTTATTTAAGAAATGTAATCCgactcagttttttttttttttttttttgcaactcGAAGTGTTTATTCTAGTTTAGATAATAGAAGCACTGTTCGTTTTTCAATGATACATTCTGATGTATAGGGCCGTGCCCGTcatgtttctgtgtctagataCCATTGGTTTTTTAACTTCATTGAATGACATACTCAGCTTACGTGGATTTATTTATTGTACCATAAGATAGGTTTTCACAGATTGGTTCAGACCTAGTATGATGCTAAGATAAAAGTGTTACGCACTGATAATGGAACGGAATATGGGGAAGGTTCCTTTCAGTCTTATTTGGCCGCTAATGGAATTTTCCATCAAACCAGTTATGTGGATACCCCACCTCAAAATGGAGTTGCAAAATGAAAGAATAGAAACTTATTGGAGGTTATCAGTCTATTATGTTTGAAATGCATGTCCCACCACAGAATTGGAGTGACATTGTCCTCACTGCTACATACCTTATCAATAAGATGCCATCCCGTGTATTGGACTCTCGCAGTCCCATTGAGGTCCTTACTGGGTCTACCTCTTTTGTGGTTCCTCCTAAAGTTTTTGGTTGTATTTGTTTTGCCCGTAATCATCATCCACATGGCAACCTCGATCCACGAGGTCTCCGGTGTATATTTCTTAGGTATTAGCCCACTTAGAAGGGTTACAAGTGCTATCACCCCCTACTCAGCATATACTAGTCACAATGGATGTGGTCTGCCATGAGACAGAGGCCTACTATCTTACACTGGCACATCCTCAGGGGGAGATCGGTGCAGTAGGTGAAGAGGGGCTATTGATTGCCTTTTTTGATGTTAGTATTCCTTCCACTCCTAAAGAGAAGGAGATTGTTGCTGAAAAGGGGCTGCCAGAGAGTCCTATTCAGGGGGAGCCGAAATCTACTCAGAGGGACTGAAGAGGGGCTGCCACTATACCTGGCCAATCGTCCTCTCCACCAAAGTCTAAAATCCCGTCAAGTAATCTCTTTCCTTCTATTGTCATTGATCCGTCTATTGATCTTCCCATTGTTGTCTGTAAACGAAGTAGGACCTATACTCAACATCCTATTTCCAATGTTGTGTCTTACAACTCCCTATTTCCTTCCTATCGtgcttttttgtcttctttatcCTCTACTTCTATCCTCAGAACTAGTAGGAAGCTTTTGAAGAGCCACAGTGGAAAGTGTTGTAAATGAAGAAATGACGGAACTTGGaaagaatgacacatgggaaATGATATCTCTTCCACCTGATAAGAAGTCAGTGGGATGCAAATGGGTGTTTACAGTCAAGCAAAAGGCAATGGAACTATGGACTACTAGGAAACGTTTGCACTTAATGCCAAGATGAACACCATTCGAGTTGCTATCTCATTTGTTGTCCTTCAtagaaaacttgaaaaagaagTGTACATGAACATCCATCCAGGTTATTCCAGCAATGAGACTCAAAGGAAGGTATGCAAACTGAAGAGAGCATTGTATGGGCTGAAGCAGTCTCCCAGAGTATGGTTTGGTTACTTCCACAGGACTATATTTTCAATGGGATACAAGCAAAATAATGTTGACCACACTCTATTCATCAAAAGAGTAGGTGATCAGATTACTATCCTCattgtatatgttgatgacataagTCGTTACTGagagtgatgaagatgaaatatCCAACTTGCAGATGTACTAGGTAAAGAGTTCAAAATTAAAGATCTGCGTAAGTTGACATATGAGGTGGCCTGTTCTACTAGTGGTGTATTTCTCTCTTCGTGAAAGTACACTCTATATCTCCTCTTTTAGACTGGAATGTTAGGGTGCAAACCAACAGATACCCCTCTTGAGGTTAATGGTCACCTAAGGAGCAAGGATGGTGATCCAGCTGATAGAGGTTGATTCCAAGGCTAGTTGGGCGACTCATCTACTTATCCCATACTAGACCTGACATCACCCATGCAATCAATTTGAtgagtcagtacatgcatgatatTTACTCTTTTCATATGGAGGCAGTTTTCCGCATTCTCCACTACTTGAAATCAGCTCCAGAGAAGGGCATTATATTCTCCTAATCTGATCATATGCAGGTGGAGGCCTAtacagatgctgattgggctggctttCTATAGGATCAACGATCCATGTTAGGATTTTGTACTTatgttggtggtaaccttgtcACATGGAGTAGCAAGAAGCAGGCAGTAGTGGCCCAATCCAATGCAAAAAACAGAGTTTCGACATGATGCATAGTATTTGCGAGCTACCTTGGATTGAAAGATTGGGTGTGCTGGTTCCAATGCCTATGATCTTGTACTACAACAAGAAGTCAACTATTAGAATTTCTCATAACACCATTCAGCATGACCACACAAAGCATATCGAGATTGACAaacttcatcaaggagaagctaaagcaaGGTCTTATTTGTATTCCTTTTGTAAGATCTGACTATCAACTGGCAgatgttgtcacaccccgttcacacagaaccgggccagtgacggggttaacaccggttaacccaaacctgccaggatcatctgatacagtattccaaaacagcatacacacaactaagaaagtgctcatcagttcagcggaagacttggtttacctgtgaatattcccataatacttgatacccgaattgtaatacaatagttaagtacatgtgggcccgaaggcatgatatttacacaataagagtacaattcacatatcaagtacacaaaaggaatcataaaaaatcagagagtcagctcagctcggtaatataagtagggctcagctcggtatcaaaaggtagagctcagcccggtatcagaagatagagctcagctcggcatcagaacaaggctcagctcggtatcaggaggtagagctcagctcggcatcaaaactgtggtcccgctgcacaactctcgcacgagcaatcagtgtcgtgctctaactcctcaggggcccaccaatcctcttcagggaactcaactgtgggacccggcccgtgctcttcagatggatgacctgcaaaatcatctaaaagaggtgcacacgtgggatgagctcactagctcaataagtggaaagatggaccacacagcagtccacacaacaaatcacaaccttatgcactatatgctatgcaatacatttttaatcacatccacctaagcaacattattaagtctttggtttagtgctactacaaccacagtgcgcgtatactccgggtacgagctgcgaactccatcccgcgatacgcccatagggctgtcgaagaaggcccaccgtgagtactcgaaaaaataaaacatgccgaccacaggctctcaacataaagtaaatgactgaaaattaaaggtgctgactccagcaatttaaaagcagtacgattggccctcttgaatataccaccagggttgccgattgtcctaatgacaaaccgggcgtaatgtctaaccgccacagtgacccgacaaccgcgaccactgcttccacccaaatggtaacccaacaccttaacccttattgggaagggtcgtagcacgggaaaatgataatcctaaaccgcatgctcctatatgacaatagtacgattgcatagtgccaccgcgtccc is part of the Macadamia integrifolia cultivar HAES 741 chromosome 9, SCU_Mint_v3, whole genome shotgun sequence genome and encodes:
- the LOC122089215 gene encoding ER lumen protein-retaining receptor is translated as MNIFRLAGDMTHLASVLVLLLKIHTIKSCAGISLKTQELYTIVFVARYLDIFTDFISLYNTTMKLIFLGSSFSIVWYIRRHKIVRRSYDKDQDTFRHFYLVLPCLLLALVINEKFTFKEVMWTFSLYLEAVAILPQLVLLQRTRNIDNLTGQYVFLLGAYRALYILNWIYRFFTETHYVHWITWIAGLIQTLLYADFFYYYFQSWKNNEKLQLPA